A window from Primulina huaijiensis isolate GDHJ02 chromosome 11, ASM1229523v2, whole genome shotgun sequence encodes these proteins:
- the LOC140988171 gene encoding WRKY transcription factor 71-like, with product MSEEFRDGFYYHQTFHDDSRRTGGSANFPYSNTINAAPANNNSTKASYFFPGDSSVHQVQVLDPSLYLSSFTDFLHGSSGQNTISSAAFGMLPLSSSAKEELRVPVVDNQGLGGGETPVTPNSSISASSTEAAPGEELDSKKSQKLDSAQVKEAAEDGEDMSSKKEDNKSKKKREKKQREPRFAFMTKSEIDQLEDGYRWRKYGQKAVKNSPYPRSYYRCTTPKCPVKKRVERSFQDPSIVVTTYEGQHNHHVPATLRGNVATGMFAPAGSMLITPPPFLQEQQILLQMPYQLYMSNFSAGNLVYDHHQEQEQQQSLGTLVHDHDQQSYNLHVSGHGLLQDIIPPPAFPKQEF from the exons ATGTCTGAAGAATTCAGAGATGGATTTTACTATCACCAAACATTTCACGATGATTCCCGCCGTACCGGCGGATCGGCCAACTTTCCATACTCAAACACCATCAATGCAGCGCCAGCTAACAATAACTCCACCAAAGCTTCTTATTTCTTTCCGGGAGATTCGTCGGTTCATCAAGTACAAGTGCTTGATCCTTCTTTGTACTTGAGTAGTTTCACCGACTTTCTGCATGGATCTTCTGGCCAAAACACGATTTCTTCCGCCGCCTTTGGCATGTTGCCGCTGTCTTCTTCTGCGAAAGAAGAGCTGAGGGTGCCGGTAGTGGATAATCAGGGGTTGGGAGGCGGCGAAACCCCAGTTACACCCAATTCTTCGATTTCCGCCTCCTCCACTGAAGCAGCGCCAGGCGAGGAATTAGATTCCAAGAAGAGTCAAAAACTTGATAGCGCTCAAGTAAAAGAAGCTGCTGAAGACGGAGAAGACATGAGCTCCAAGAAAGA GGATAACAAATCaaagaagaaaagagagaaGAAGCAGAGGGAGCCTCGATTTGCTTTCATGACCAAGAGTGAGATTGATCAATTGGAAGATGgatacagatggagaaaatacGGACAAAAAGCGGTCAAGAACAGTCCTTATCCAAG AAGCTACTATAGATGCACGACTCCGAAATGTCCGGTGAAGAAACGCGTAGAGAGATCCTTTCAAGACCCTTCAATCGTGGTCACAACGTACGAAGGGCAACACAACCACCACGTCCCCGCCACCCTCCGAGGCAACGTGGCGACCGGAATGTTTGCCCCAGCTGGTTCCATGCTTATAACTCCGCCGCCATTTTTGCAAGAGCAACAAATCTTACTTCAAATGCCTTACCAACTTTACATGAGCAATTTTAGCGCGGGAAACCTTGTGTATGATCATCATCAGGAGCAGGAGCAGCAGCAGTCTTTGGGTACACTGGTGCATGATCATGATCAGCAATCTTATAACTTGCATGTTTCTGGCCATGGACTGTTGCAAGATATAATTCCGCCTCCCGCCTTTCCCAAACAAGAATTCTGA
- the LOC140988271 gene encoding purine permease 21-like isoform X1: protein MGTTAQELQPDINNALGLRDGVESSNLARTAETNHPTSSFPFLKQYKWWIQMAVFSFFVLAGQNLGVLLGRVYFTKGGNSKWMGTLVQVTGFPILFPFQWFMKTDKDQTEVTTRNPSSPLNLASVYLCLGIFLAGDAMLYTIGLQYLPVTTYTLICASQLGFNAVFSFFLNKQKFSPYIVNSLVILTISSVLLVFQSDPGDSNKASKTKYIIGFLCTLGASAGYGLMLSLTQLAFQKIIKKETLSAVVDMSIYQCVVATFVVIIGLFASGEWSTLDREMDRFESGKVSYVMNLFWTAVSWQIFLVGCIGLIFKISSLFSNVISILGLPVAPILAVIFLQDKLTGLKAISMILAIWGFVSYMYHHYLEEMKMKMKMKQKKETDDIEEISLTQRLG, encoded by the exons ATGGGAACTACAGCTCAAGAGCTGCAACCAGACATCAATAACG CACTAGGTTTAAGAGATGGAGTGGAAAGTTCGAATTTGGCAAGAACTGCAGAAACCAACCACCCAACTTCCAGCTTCCCATTTCTGAAACAGTACAAATGGTGGATTCAAATGGCCGTATTCTCATTCTTCGTCTTGGCAGGTCAAAATTTGGGTGTACTCTTGGGTCGGGTCTACTTTACCAAAGGTGGAAACAGCAAATGGATGGGTACATTAGTACAAGTTACGGGATTCCCGATTCTCTTCCCTTTTCAGTGGTTCATGAAAACCGATAAAGACCAAACGGAAGTCACAACAAGAAATCCTTCTTCCCCCTTGAATCTTGCTTCAGTGTACCTCTGCTTAGGGATATTCTTAGCAGGAGATGCCATGTTATACACAATTGGGCTCCAATATTTACCTGTCACTACATATACTTTGATTTGTGCAAGCCAGTTAGGATTCAATGCCGTCTTCTCCTTTTTCTTGAACAAACAAAAGTTCAGCCCATACATAGTCAACTCGTTAGTTATCCTAACCATATCCTCCGTGCTACTAGTGTTCCAATCTGACCCTGGAGACTCGAATAAAGCATCGAAAACGAAATATATTATCGGGTTTTTATGCACCCTCGGTGCATCCGCTGGATACGGGCTAATGCTGTCCCTCACGCAGCTCGCCTTCCAGAAGATAATCAAGAAAGAAACCCTTAGTGCTGTCGTTGATATGTCTATCTACCAATGCGTGGTCGCGACATTTGTGGTCATTATCGGGCTTTTTGCTAGCGGGGAGTGGAGTACACTAGACAGAGAAATGGACAGATTTGAATCTGGAAAGGTTTCTTATGTGATGAACTTGTTTTGGACAGCTGTTTCTTGGCAGATATTTCTTGTAGGTTGTATTGGCCTGATTTTTAAGATCTCATCGTTGTTTTCCAATGTCATCAGCATTCTTGGGCTACCGGTAGCCCCAATATTGGCCGTGATTTTTCTGCAGGATAAACTCACCGGATTGAAGGCCATATCGATGATATTGGCAATATGGGGGTTTGTGTCCTATATGTACCACCATTATCTGGAggagatgaagatgaagatgaagatgaagcAGAAAAAGGAAACTGATGATATTGAAGAAATTTCCCTAACTCAAAGACTTGGATAG
- the LOC140988271 gene encoding purine permease 21-like isoform X2 yields MGTTAQELQPDINNGLRDGVESSNLARTAETNHPTSSFPFLKQYKWWIQMAVFSFFVLAGQNLGVLLGRVYFTKGGNSKWMGTLVQVTGFPILFPFQWFMKTDKDQTEVTTRNPSSPLNLASVYLCLGIFLAGDAMLYTIGLQYLPVTTYTLICASQLGFNAVFSFFLNKQKFSPYIVNSLVILTISSVLLVFQSDPGDSNKASKTKYIIGFLCTLGASAGYGLMLSLTQLAFQKIIKKETLSAVVDMSIYQCVVATFVVIIGLFASGEWSTLDREMDRFESGKVSYVMNLFWTAVSWQIFLVGCIGLIFKISSLFSNVISILGLPVAPILAVIFLQDKLTGLKAISMILAIWGFVSYMYHHYLEEMKMKMKMKQKKETDDIEEISLTQRLG; encoded by the exons ATGGGAACTACAGCTCAAGAGCTGCAACCAGACATCAATAACG GTTTAAGAGATGGAGTGGAAAGTTCGAATTTGGCAAGAACTGCAGAAACCAACCACCCAACTTCCAGCTTCCCATTTCTGAAACAGTACAAATGGTGGATTCAAATGGCCGTATTCTCATTCTTCGTCTTGGCAGGTCAAAATTTGGGTGTACTCTTGGGTCGGGTCTACTTTACCAAAGGTGGAAACAGCAAATGGATGGGTACATTAGTACAAGTTACGGGATTCCCGATTCTCTTCCCTTTTCAGTGGTTCATGAAAACCGATAAAGACCAAACGGAAGTCACAACAAGAAATCCTTCTTCCCCCTTGAATCTTGCTTCAGTGTACCTCTGCTTAGGGATATTCTTAGCAGGAGATGCCATGTTATACACAATTGGGCTCCAATATTTACCTGTCACTACATATACTTTGATTTGTGCAAGCCAGTTAGGATTCAATGCCGTCTTCTCCTTTTTCTTGAACAAACAAAAGTTCAGCCCATACATAGTCAACTCGTTAGTTATCCTAACCATATCCTCCGTGCTACTAGTGTTCCAATCTGACCCTGGAGACTCGAATAAAGCATCGAAAACGAAATATATTATCGGGTTTTTATGCACCCTCGGTGCATCCGCTGGATACGGGCTAATGCTGTCCCTCACGCAGCTCGCCTTCCAGAAGATAATCAAGAAAGAAACCCTTAGTGCTGTCGTTGATATGTCTATCTACCAATGCGTGGTCGCGACATTTGTGGTCATTATCGGGCTTTTTGCTAGCGGGGAGTGGAGTACACTAGACAGAGAAATGGACAGATTTGAATCTGGAAAGGTTTCTTATGTGATGAACTTGTTTTGGACAGCTGTTTCTTGGCAGATATTTCTTGTAGGTTGTATTGGCCTGATTTTTAAGATCTCATCGTTGTTTTCCAATGTCATCAGCATTCTTGGGCTACCGGTAGCCCCAATATTGGCCGTGATTTTTCTGCAGGATAAACTCACCGGATTGAAGGCCATATCGATGATATTGGCAATATGGGGGTTTGTGTCCTATATGTACCACCATTATCTGGAggagatgaagatgaagatgaagatgaagcAGAAAAAGGAAACTGATGATATTGAAGAAATTTCCCTAACTCAAAGACTTGGATAG
- the LOC140987177 gene encoding purine permease 21-like, whose protein sequence is MFSKLQQHKRWFHLAIFSFLVLCGQLTATLLGRLYYEKGGKSKYIAALVQSAGFPILLPFLYITSRKNPTTDSNVSMKLSLAALYVIFGTFLALDCLLYAVGLKYLPASTFSLICASQLGINAFFSYFLNSQKLTPYVLNSILLLTTSSVLLVLQSDSTGPSTEGKYVLGFICTLSGAAGYALQTSLAQRAYGKVLKRQTIEEILNVIFFESLVTSCTLLVGLFVSGEWKTLKAEMQEFQLGKKSYVMTLVWTALAWQLFSIGLVALILKVSSLFANVVSTVNVPVIPILAVVVFQDKMTGIKIVAMILAIWGSISYVYQQYLDDTKSKEEYKIPHQENETSTS, encoded by the coding sequence ATGTTCTCCAAGCTTCAACAACACAAGAGGTGGTTCCATCTGGCCattttttcatttcttgtgctctgTGGGCAATTAACTGCAACACTTCTCGGAAGACTGTACTATGAAAAAGGAGGCAAAAGCAAGTACATTGCAGCGCTTGTGCAGTCTGCTGGATTTCCCATCCTCCTTCCTTTCCTTTACATAACATCGAGGAAAAATCCCACGACAGATTCAAACGTGTCCATGAAATTATCCTTGGCAGCTCTATACGTAATTTTTGGCACTTTTCTTGCATTAGATTGCTTGTTATATGCAGTTGGGCTTAAGTACCTACCTGCGTCCACATTTTCCCTGATTTGTGCAAGCCAATTGGGTATCAATGCTTTTTTTTCCTACTTTCTCAATTCTCAGAAACTCACTCCCTATGTATTGAATTCAATTTTGCTTCTCACAACGTCTTCCGTACTTCTTGTGCTACAATCTGACTCAACAGGTCCTTCTACAGAAGGAAAGTATGTGTTGGGGTTTATTTGCACCCTCAGTGGTGCTGCTGGATACGCGTTACAGACATCACTAGCCCAGAGGGCTTATGGGAAGGTGCTAAAAAGGCAAACCATCGAAGAAATCctgaatgttatatttttcgAATCACTGGTGACATCTTGCACTCTTTTAGTAGGCCTTTTTGTCAGTGGAGAATGGAAGACATTGAAGGCGGAGATGCAGGAGTTTCAACTAGGCAAGAAATCCTACGTGATGACTTTGGTATGGACAGCATTAGCTTGGCAGCTTTTTTCAATTGGTTTGGTGGCTCTAATTCTGAAGGTCTCTTCCCTGTTTGCTAATGTTGTCAGTACTGTGAATGTGCCGGTCATTCCAATATTAGCAGTTGTGGTTTTCCAAGACAAGATGACAGGGATTAAAATCGTGGCCATGATCTTGGCTATCTGGGGCTCTATATCGTATGTTTATCAGCAATATCTCGATGATACTAAGTCCAAGGAAGAGTATAAAATTCCCCACCAAGAGAATGAAACCTCCACATCTTAA